ACTTTTCCTGGAGATATTGCTAAGGTGTTAGTACTATCTCCCCACTGTTCCCTTGCTGCAATAATTGGGTCATCTTCCCCAGAATAAATAATGTTTATTTTTCTATTCAAAGACCTTTCCAGACAATTTTTCAAAGATTTTTCACTTTTAGCCTGGACTACACCATTTTTCCCTGGAGTAAGGATATATGTAAATATCCTATCTTTAATTCCTGGGTACATCAAAAACTTATCGTAATCTACCATGGTAAAAACTGTATCTAAATGCATATATGCCCTTTTAGGAGGGATCTGTACCACAATAATTTCTTTTACAAGTTTTTTATCAACTAAAATAGTTTGAGCAACAGTCTCAATAGCTTGAACGGTAGTTCTTTCACTTAAACCAATAATGACTGTATTTTCTGATATCAGAATAACATCTCCACCTTCTAAGCCTGGAGGTATTTCGATATCTACCCCCTTTTCTAACCCTTTAAAGGCTTCATGATGTTCTAAAATATATTTGATAAATAGGGTTTCCCTCTTCCTTGTATCATTAAACATCGATCCTACTATGAAATGGGAGCCTATAGTTACTCCCTGATCTCTAGTAAAGTACATACTAGGTAAAGGAGCTAAATAAAAAGGGAAATTGTATTTTGTCAAATCCCCTAAAGACTTATTTTTTTTCAAGGTTTGAACATAGTCTTTTTTTAATCCCCTAATTAAAGTTTCCACAATTGCTTTACTATCCTTTTCCATTAAATAATGGAAAACTGTCTCTCTAGTAGTAGGATTAGCGA
The genomic region above belongs to Anaerobranca gottschalkii DSM 13577 and contains:
- a CDS encoding arginine deiminase, with translation MLVTSDIGKLKKVVVHRPGEELEYLTPKYLEELLFDEIPWLERAREEHDKFVQIMRNEGVEVLYITDLMTEVLEKKPELRESFIIDHLDLSHIANPTTRETVFHYLMEKDSKAIVETLIRGLKKDYVQTLKKNKSLGDLTKYNFPFYLAPLPSMYFTRDQGVTIGSHFIVGSMFNDTRKRETLFIKYILEHHEAFKGLEKGVDIEIPPGLEGGDVILISENTVIIGLSERTTVQAIETVAQTILVDKKLVKEIIVVQIPPKRAYMHLDTVFTMVDYDKFLMYPGIKDRIFTYILTPGKNGVVQAKSEKSLKNCLERSLNRKINIIYSGEDDPIIAAREQWGDSTNTLAISPGKVLVYNRNTVTNKQLRKEGIETLEFEGSELVRGRGGPRCMSMPISREKI